A window of Gemmatimonadota bacterium contains these coding sequences:
- a CDS encoding choice-of-anchor D domain-containing protein, with product MLTSASGVSGTLGTRNEDILVIDQGGILRLRTTAIATGSADLINAQVDALLNKTPVISLFPSEIYFGRTLEVGQSKTVEFKIENTGAGPLEITGYSAPEGITMEPSTLTIAPGESKTVQIILAPTQAGTFSGKITLQHGEQSVGTLEIPFVNLTIEAAQIPTISLVQENLSLGEIEMGKDATTTFTITNTGTGPLNITDIQSDIAGITLSETQLTVPPGQSQDITVTFSPPAEGPITGTIDVISNDPENASISLTITGSAIFIPADPRADFDGSRTIDFSDFLLFVGAFGTANTTFDLDGSGTVDFPDFLIFVQNFGKAVNS from the coding sequence ATGCTCACAAGTGCCTCTGGCGTCTCCGGAACTCTCGGCACCCGCAACGAAGACATCCTCGTCATCGACCAGGGAGGCATCTTGCGCCTCAGAACCACAGCAATCGCCACTGGCTCTGCTGACCTGATCAACGCGCAAGTCGATGCACTACTCAATAAAACGCCTGTTATTTCCCTCTTTCCATCAGAAATCTACTTTGGCAGAACCCTTGAAGTGGGGCAATCTAAAACCGTAGAATTTAAGATCGAAAACACCGGCGCAGGACCCCTCGAAATCACTGGATACTCGGCTCCCGAAGGCATCACAATGGAGCCATCCACACTGACCATAGCCCCCGGCGAAAGCAAAACCGTACAAATTATCCTGGCGCCAACGCAGGCCGGTACATTTTCGGGCAAAATCACTCTCCAACACGGCGAACAAAGCGTTGGCACCCTGGAGATCCCTTTCGTCAACCTCACCATCGAAGCGGCCCAAATCCCGACCATATCACTGGTTCAGGAAAATTTGAGCCTGGGTGAAATCGAAATGGGCAAAGACGCAACAACAACATTCACCATCACAAATACTGGTACAGGCCCACTCAACATCACAGACATCCAATCCGACATCGCGGGCATTACACTTTCAGAAACCCAATTAACAGTGCCACCCGGCCAATCTCAGGACATCACGGTGACTTTCAGTCCGCCAGCCGAAGGTCCTATCACCGGCACCATCGACGTAATCTCAAACGACCCGGAAAACGCCTCCATCAGTCTGACCATCACCGGTTCGGCCATCTTCATCCCCGCTGATCCACGCGCCGACTTCGATGGTTCGCGCACCATTGACTTCTCGGATTTCCTCCTATTCGTAGGAGCCTTTGGCACGGCCAATACGACCTTTGATCTCGACGGATCGGGCACGGTTGACTTTCCCGACTTTCTCATATTTGTCCAAAACTTTGGAAAAGCAGTCAATTCCTGA